In Epinephelus fuscoguttatus linkage group LG6, E.fuscoguttatus.final_Chr_v1, the DNA window cacttcacaggtgtgccttatcagggttaattagtggaatttcttgctttatcaatggggttgggaccatcagttgtgttgtgcagaagtcaggttaatacgcagccgacagccctattggacaactgttaaaattcatattatggcaagaaccaatcagctaactaaagaaaaacgagtggccatcattactttaagaaatgaaggtcagtcagtccggaaaattgcaaaactttaaatgtgtctcaagtggagtcgcaaaaccatcaagcgctacaacgaaactggcacacatgaggaccgaccaggaaaggaagaccaagagtcacctctgcttctgaggataagttcatccgagtcaccagcctcagaaatcgcaagttaacagcagctcagatcagagaccagatgaatgccacacagagttctagcagcagacccatctctagaacaactgttaagaggagactgcgcgaatcaggccttcatggtcaaatagctgctaggaaaccactgctaaggagaggcaacaagcagaagagatttgtttgggccaagaaacacaaggaatggacattagaccagtggaaatctgtgctttggtctgatgagtccaaatttgagatctttggttccaactgccgtgtctttgtgagacagaaaaggtgaacggatggattccacatgcctggttcccactgtgaagcatggaggaggaggtgtgatggtgaggggtgttttgctggtgacactgttggggatttattcaaaattgaaggcacactgaaccagcatggctaccacagcatcctgcagcgacatgccatcccatccggtttgcgtttagttggacgatcatttatttttcaacaggacaatgaccccaaacacacctccaggctgtgtaagggccatttgaccaagaaggagagtgatggagtgctgcggcagatgacctggcctccacagtcaccggacctgaacccaatcgagatggtttggggtgagctggaccgcagagtgaaggcaaaggggccaacaagtgctaaacacctctgggaactccttcaagactgttggaaaaccatttcaggtgactacctcttgaagctcatggagagaatgccaagagtgtgcaaagcagtaatcagagcaaagggtggctattttgaagaaactagaatataaaacatgttttcaattatttcacctttttttgttaagttcataactccacatgtgttcattcatagttttgatgccttcagtgagaatctacaatgtaaatagtcatgaaaataaagaaaacgcattgaatgagaaggtgtgtccaaacttttggcctgtactgtatatatatatatatatatatatatatatatatatatatatatacatactacTATGCTTTTAAATCATGTCACAGCCAGTGACTCATCAACCCTTCACCTACAACTGATCATTTCATCAGTAACCTAATCAGTAACAGTTTCCAATTTCATCACCCAGCCAGTCTGTGACAGTTCATACTAGATGATACCAAACAGGTGAACAGAGCACTCTCTATGTGGTTGAGGAGACGCTGATGAATCCTCTCTTAAGTTACAATTTGTAATGTCTACATGGAAAAGAATCCTTGCAAGTGATTAGTGTGAAACTGATGACCCATAATAAATTCTATTTTATATTAACAAGTGTCAAATACACAGCTCCATTGATGCAGGCAGCCCAGGGTTGTCATTTATTTTAGGCCTTTTAACATTTTGCACAATATGAAATAAcaagccttaaagggatagtgcacccaaaaatgcggctgcttcgtccagcaGCCTGAGTTCCGTGTGTATActtgggctcaaacaaatacggctcaacacaGAAATGCTGtttctcctcaatttcaaagtcttcagacatgttgggctgtcctttgctaaaagaccgtagtgcaaattatcctTTAGCTACTGTGGCTaccgttgtctctccctgcggtgcacgtgtcacgtgatgtaaacacaggtAAGCAAAGctcgtgctttcgctggtctcgcgcaagcacacacacgtgagcgcggagcacagagaagcagccagagctacaggctacagtgaggctacaaacagagttcatatgacgtttttccaaaaaactttttatgtcgaggcttcaggacacttggatcactatggatgagcagtatggagatactctgtggattcaattttgtgtgcttggacgttagtctggggtgccGCCAGCCATTAGGtatgctagccgctccccccacGATCTCTGCaaaggatgtgaggactctaaaacttcaccagggcctccctcagcatgagggtgagtagataatggctgaattttcatttttgggtgcactatccctttaagtgttgCTTAGTTTGACATTTGTATCTTTTATTCTAGTAAGTAATAAAGTAAAACACAGACCAACTAAATCTAGTCTAATTTAGTggaataaagaataaactgCCGATTCGAGTGCTGGAATGTGTTATTTACGTGATATTtacctgaacgcaacacaggctccgctccattgACTGTGTGCACAGTGCTGGGTTCGGGCCTGGCTCAGTTATAAATGTCTTGGACTCGGGAAAATGCTGCCCGAGCCGCAccctagtgtgctcacctgtgtctgtctgtgtgtgtgtgtgtgtggggcctAACTTCGCGGTGCACAAtaaagagagcagaggagaattgtaaaggcatgaccatgtagagacagaaatgacatgccatcGTGTGAAGAATATAAGTCATCACATTATAAGGTGAAACGTTTCACCATATAACACAATAAATAGTATaattttatgttattatatgaagtgTCCGTCgcacaaaataatataactttagtttatgaagagatAAGACGGAgccctttcctctcctcttatatACTTTACTCTcaagtgtgtgaattgacctggTTATGAAGAAGCGTTGGTAGCACCAAATAATATAAcggtagtttctaaagagctaagacgaaaaaaacaaaacaaaaacagcagcatggtGTGCCGCTGTCAATTTTTCCCAATATTGTGCAGCCCCAGTCTCAAGTACCAGTATCTGAGTGTGTTTATGAGCTTTATTAAGGAGCACCTGCTACAGCAAGACATTAACAATGCAGTGACCCACCATTATTGTACGCTACCACTACCACATAGCTGTTGTTGTCATGAGTAACATTGCTTGTTGTAACTGGCTTAATATATGTTACTGCATGTGCATTAGGACAGACAAAATCTACTTTGGggtaaatacaaaaaatgccATAATTTAGTGGAGTGAAAATTCAAGTTGTATGCATTGATTTTATTCACTGATATATTTTTCAGAAAGGTGTGCAAATAAATACCCTAACATTGTGTAGGTAAATGGGCTTTGACAATGTTACCTTTTGTAGTttcacagaaatacattttttctgcCTTGCACTTTCTTCTGTGACTccattgtaaaataaaaataaaataaaataaaataaagcagcacGGGTACGTATTTGCTCCTTCTAGATTCTCTGGACTTTAATAATTGAATTCCTTGTTACTTTCGTAAATACAGTACACAGTTTAATCTtagtgtgcatgtgtatttatGTAACTCAATCAAAGTAAAGGCAACCTACCTCATTAGTGACCTTTGCACCAAAGAGCCAGCCGGCTCCTCTGGGGCTGATGGCCCAGGTGTCCACGTCTTCAGGGTCTGACCACACCAGATCACAAAATGCTCCTTTGTGGGGGATCTCCTGGTTCCGCTCAATGGTTCGAATTTGATCGAGAGTTTTAATGTCTGGGGAAAGGCCTCCATGGACACACAGGATCTGCTCGTCCATCAGCTgacaaaaaataacacaaaatagaAGAGTTAGGGCATGATGCGAATCTGAGTCAAGGCTGAATCTAAACAATATATTAGTTTCTAAAAAACAGTAATGTAAAAAGATGGTTGAGCAGCAAGCAGAGACTATTCATTTCTTTCACCTAAAGCAGCTCAGATAACAGCATCATCATGTTATACAATACAGCCTTTAGGACTAGGGAAAGAACCTCATTTCAAAATGTATCATAACATTTCAATAACCAAAAACTGATGCGCATGTAGTTCAGCTGCTTAAATAACTAAACTTGAGCCTCATTTCAGGATTTGAACGTCatttattttgtcacttttgaagaaaaaaacaaaacaaataaacacaaaacactaaggctgggcaatatatgTGGATATGAGACTAGacatcatcttagattttggatatcgtaatattgtgagtgttgtcttttccttgtttaaaaggctgcattacagtaaggTGATGCCATTTGTCAACACCAGGCTATTCTAGCTGTTGTATTACTTGCCTTTACCCAGTTAGTCTTTATATCagcattactgatgattatttatcaaatgtttctttgtttaaatattttgtgaacgCACCACTAGTCAACCCtgcaatattgatattgaggtatttggtcaaaagcATTGTAATACTTGATTTTCTCcttatcacccagccctacacGGTACAGTAACACGTCAATACTTACAGCTGCAACCGTTAACATATCAAACACTTTGGTGCAGTAACGCCAAGCGTTTGCATTCCCATACTTGGTCTGGCACTCATCTGTAAGACAAAAAAGCACTTAGTTACTTACTTCAAATGGAAAGGTGTGATTACTGTCCAGGATTTAAGATTGGTGAAAATTCAGTGTGCAGCTGGCCAAAAACTGATCACCATCTGCCATCAGTCAAATCTCACCATAAAAGCCGTAAACTTGGGTGATCTGTCTGCTCTCATGGTTCCCACGTAGAAGTGTGATGCGGTCGGGCCATTTGGCTTTCAGCACCAACAGGTAGGTGAACGTCTCCAAACTGTAATATCCTCGGTCAACAAAGTCACCCTGAAGACAGAGCTTTATTAACAACCCTTTGCCATAACAGCAGTTACACAGAACTGTCTTTCAAGTTTAACTGATTTCAATGTACAAACCATAAATATGTAGTTTGTGTCTGGAACCTGGCCACCAGTTCGGAAGAGTTCACACAGATCATAAAACTGAGGCACAAAGAGATACTAATTTAGTAGAGGCATTACATTTTATGTGTACAACAGATCAAAATCAAAACCCCATGTAAATAGAGATCTCACATGCTAATGTAAACTACAGACTATGTTCAACAATACATAATTGTTTTTACCTGTCCATGTATGTCACCACATACTGTCACAGGAGTGGAAACGGGCTGAACGTTGGACTCCTCCAGCAGAAGGTCACAAACATAGTCACACAACCTCTGTATATATGAAAACATAGAATACGTAGAAATAAGCAATGAGGGTTCAGTCATCATTCAGCACTGATAGTTCATGCATTTAAATGGGATAACGTTTAATGACAGAATTATAGGTATTCAACGTTTCCCCCAAAATCTTCTCCTTGTCAGGGAAAAGCCCCTGAAACACTGTTTCCTTTGTCCTCCTGTGAGTCCAGACTAGTAACATTATTTTAAGGCAACCAGCTCTTTATGGCAGGGTGACCCCCTATACCTGTCCAGTGGCAATGAAACAGCTAAAATTATGTAATTATGTTACACATCTTTTGATGAAGTAAATTAATCCAAAGAACAACAACCTTTACTGCAGGGTTTTCAGGTTATACTAATGCAAGCCCTCTGCCAAGGCCTAGTTGCTCTAGCAGGGTGTTGGGGGGAAAGGCTTTAGCATCTTCAAAACTAAGAGTTTTTTCTCCTTTAAGTATAAACACACTGAGgaactattatttttatatgaCTAAGAGGCCTgtgctatttttaaaaatcaataattgtatgtttttgacaaaaatctaaactttCACTTTGGGAGCATTGATGTGCCCAAGAAATTTCAAGAAGCATCCTGACATGTTGCCAGTCTACTGCTGGGCTAgcaccaggcccccaggaagtgcaccaggctttgaaACCAATTTTCATAATGGCCAAATAGTGGAATTATAACTTCTGGGTCCATAAAGTGCCCTGTGGCCAAAAAAGACTTCTTTACACTTGCTTACatgacaaaagaaataaaatatgcaACAATTACAAACTATCCATAAGTTGTTCTTCGATGTTTATAACCTTACCATTATTCACCTCAGAACACTGTGGCATTTTACTTTCCATTGCAGTTCACTGCAATGTTGTAAATATAGCGTGTCATGCCCCcggaagtgatgtcacagccaTGTTACTTTTTTCAATCACATATTTGCTTATGTGTGCTGACTTTTAGGAATGGAGGTATATACACGTAAAGAAAAAATGATTAAGCTTAACTATCACACTTAACCCATTATCCCACATTGCGATAGTACTGACTACACTATCAAATGCTGTGTGATGAAAAGGGAAAATTAATCAACAAACTCTATTCAAAAACTGGACAAACAAGTTAACGGTAGCCTGCTTACTAACCAAATTGTTAACATCTAGGATGATTTATTTCGGCATAAAGGAGAAGTGCATTATTCCCAAAACTTCCTGAGTTACAACAGTGTGATGTGAGATCAGGTGGGTGGATTGCATGGAACTCTAAAACGCTTTGCAAGAACTAATTGACCATACCATATACATAGCCCAGTGTTTATGTATGCCTTTTATTGCCTGAAGGCTACAACATAAAGAGATAATTTATCTTTGAGACAAATCTGTTATAgaactgctgttttttgttgtttttttaataaactatTTCCACATGATTACATAAATACTGGCTTTCTTGATCTGTAGCACTACAATAAATTTTACCTTTATGATTTACCTGGATTTCAACAGCTGCCTTTTGTATA includes these proteins:
- the LOC125890268 gene encoding serine/threonine-protein phosphatase 6 catalytic subunit, which translates into the protein MAPLDLDKYAEIAKQCKYLPENDLKRLCDYVCDLLLEESNVQPVSTPVTVCGDIHGQFYDLCELFRTGGQVPDTNYIFMGDFVDRGYYSLETFTYLLVLKAKWPDRITLLRGNHESRQITQVYGFYDECQTKYGNANAWRYCTKVFDMLTVAALMDEQILCVHGGLSPDIKTLDQIRTIERNQEIPHKGAFCDLVWSDPEDVDTWAISPRGAGWLFGAKVTNEFVHINNLKLICRAHQLVHEGYKFMFDEKLVTVWSAPNYCYRCGNIASIMVFKDANTREPKLFRAVPDSERVIPPRTTTPYFL